In the genome of Henningerozyma blattae CBS 6284 chromosome 5, complete genome, one region contains:
- the TBLA0E00910 gene encoding uncharacterized protein (similar to Saccharomyces cerevisiae TRZ1 (YKR079C); ancestral locus Anc_5.671) — protein sequence MFSITPVVVPSSDTRNPLLLLQTNHGEKYLIGNIPEGTQRSFIESKVKLSKLKNIFLTGTLQWDRIGGLPGLLLTAADQGRNDITFHSGNQLLDFMIASWRYFVYRPKVNLKYNILSDNEIYHDKHLTVRAFVISPYNSSGYKSSVPDKEIMDDVISKMFPENPIQKRFTPGFDPYLNISLPCMEDQRNSTSYEICFNPIRGRFQLKKALELGIPKGPLFARLSKGETVKLEDGSEIKPQQVLDEDRKFCKILILDLLDDNFVNNAFLRFREYDTSDLGAVYYFLTENVHINSSLIEFMELFGSNVDHFVSHPRLCPDHLVFKGSTITTLKLKSLQVHNYNLPRINDDLAKEFYECFNKNLDNSFVKFNNSPLNSSLSSVIPGNKVHILEVNNSIQLDACSANTSPKVTCLKSHLDHFDWETTYNKHVVPLNISASSFENTVKSELNINHFNEKPNKDVEVVTLGTGSALPSKYRNVLSSLLKIPYTQSDSKIIDRYIMLDAGENTIGTMRRLFDEQQLSVIFKNLKLLYLSHQHADHHLGIISILTNWYKYNKSDPNKKIYLVIPWQYNKFIEECLPLEGRELLSRVVYINCEDLLYNFSSDVLSKKYTKANNDGDYDHPNKRRLVERDHVKSGISYSRIYDMFKELDIVEFQTCRAIHCNWAYSNSITFHMDEFHKQTFKISYSGDTRPNVEEFSKHIGLDSDLLIHEASLENNLLKDAIKKQHCTINEAIKVSNEMNAKKLILTHFSQRYPKVPSLDNNIEVLASEFCFAFDGLIVKYDRLGDQQKYFSMLNKIFIEEQTMEDIEKSLDSKDILSDIAMKGNKQAKKGKKKIASDRINDL from the coding sequence ATGTTTTCAATAACGCCAGTAGTTGTTCCTAGTTCAGACACCAGAAATCCTTTACTGTTGCTTCAAACAAATCATggtgaaaaatatttaattggaaatattCCAGAAGGCACTCAACGATCATTTATTGAAAGTAAAGtcaaattatcaaaattaaaaaatatttttttaaccgGTACTTTACAGTGGGATAGAATTGGTGGCCTTCCAGGCTTGCTGTTAACTGCTGCAGATCAAGGGAGAAATGATATAACTTTCCATAGTGGTAATCAATTATTGGATTTTATGATCGCTTCATGGagatattttgtttatagGCCAAAAGTTAACTTAAAATATAACATCCTTTcagataatgaaatttatcATGATAAGCACTTAACAGTCAGAGCATTCGTTATATCCCCATATAATTCGTCTGGCTATAAAAGTAGCGTACCAGATAAAGAAATCATGGATGATGTTATATCCAAAATGTTCCCTGAAAATCCTATTCAAAAAAGATTTACTCCAGGTTTTGATCCTTACTTGAACATTTCATTACCGTGCATGGAAGACCAAAGGAATTCAACAAGTTACGAAATATGCTTTAATCCTATACGGGGTCGTTTTCAGTTGAAAAAAGCTTTAGAATTAGGTATTCCAAAGGGCCCTTTGTTCGCAAGGCTCTCTAAGGGTGAAACGGTCAAATTAGAGGATGGATCCGAGATTAAGCCACAGCAAGTCTTAGATGAGGACCGTAAGTTTTgcaaaatattgatattggATCTTCTAGATGATAACTTTGTCAACAATGCTTTTCTAAGATTCAGGGAATATGATACATCTGATCTTGGAGCggtatattattttttaacagAAAATGTTCATATTAATTCTAGCTTAATAGAGTTTATGGAATTATTTGGTTCAAATGTTGATCATTTTGTTTCGCATCCAAGGTTATGTCCTGATCATTTGGTTTTTAAGGGATCTACAATCACTACTTTAAAGTTAAAATCTCTACAGGTTCATAACTATAATTTGCCAAGAATTAATGACGATTTGGCAAAAGAATTCTATGAATgctttaataaaaatttagacAATTCCTTTGTAAAATTTAACAACTCACCGCTAAACTCTTCGTTATCATCAGTTATTCCGGGAAATAAAGTTCATATTTTGGaagttaataattctattcAACTAGATGCCTGTTCTGCCAACACGAGTCCAAAAGTGACCTGTTTAAAATCACATTTAGATCACTTTGATTGGGAAACTACGTATAATAAACATGTTGTTCCCCTAAATATTTCAGCATcttcatttgaaaatactGTAAAATctgaattaaatataaaccattttaatgaaaagcCCAATAAAGATGTAGAGGTAGTCACTCTTGGAACAGGTAGTGCTCTGCCTTCAAAGTATAGAAACGTTCTGTCATCACTGCTCAAAATTCCCTATACTCAGTCTGAtagtaaaattattgatagaTACATCATGTTAGATGCAGGAGAAAATACAATCGGTACAATGAGAAGGTTATTTGACGAGCAACAATTGTctgttatttttaaaaatctcaaactattatatttaagTCACCAACATGCAGACCATCATCTTGGTATTATCTCTATTTTAACTAACTggtataaatataataaatcagatcctaacaaaaaaatatatcttgtCATTCCTTGGCAATATAACAAATTCATTGAAGAATGTTTACCATTAGAGGGACGTGAATTGCTTTCCAGAGTCGTATATATTAATTGTGAAGATCTTTTGtacaatttttcttcagaTGTCTTGTCAAAGAAGTATACCAAAGCAAACAATGATGGTGATTATGATCATCCTAACAAACGACGTTTGGTTGAAAGAGACCACGTCAAATCAGGCATAAGTTATTCGAGGATTTATGACATgtttaaagaattagataTAGTAGAATTTCAAACATGCCGAGCTATACATTGCAATTGGGCATATTCCAATTCAATTACCTTTCATATGGATGAGTTTCATAAGCAAACtttcaaaatatcataCTCTGGTGATACTAGACCTAATGTTGAAGAATTCTCAAAACATATTGGATTAGATTCCGATCTATTAATACATGAAGCTTCCTTAGAGAATAATCTTCTGAAGGATGCGATTAAAAAACAGCACTGTACCATCAATGAAGCTATTAAAGTTTCTAATGAGATGAATgctaaaaaattgattctGACCCATTTCTCTCAAAGATATCCTAAGGTGCCATCCCTGGATAACAACATTGAAGTGTTAGCCAGCGAATTTTGTTTTGCATTCGATGGCTTGATTGTGAAATATGATAGACTGGGTGATCAACAGAAGTATTTCTCAATGCtaaacaaaatttttatagaaGAACAAACAATggaagatattgaaaagagTCTTGATTCTAAAGATATATTATCTGATATCGCTATGAAAGGAAACAAACAAGCCAAAAAgggaaagaaaaaaatagcgAGCGATAGAATAAACGACTTATAA
- the RPL3 gene encoding 60S ribosomal protein uL3 (similar to Saccharomyces cerevisiae RPL3 (YOR063W); ancestral locus Anc_5.664), which translates to MSHRKYEAPRHGHLGFLPRKRAASIRGRVKSFPKDDKSKAVALTSFLGYKAGMTTIVRDLDRPGSKFHKREVVEAVTVVDTPPVVVVGVVGYVETPRGLRSLTTVWAEHLSDEVKRRFYKNWYKSKKKAFTKYSAKYAQDPASIERELARITKYASVVRVLVHTQIRKTPLSQKKAHLAEVQLNGGSIADKVQWAKEHFEKTVSVDSVFEQNELIDVVAVTKGHGFEGVTHRWGTKRLPRKTHRGLRKVACIGPWHPAHVMWSVARAGQNGYHHRTSINHKVYRVGKAGDEASGATNFDRTKKTVTPMGGFVHYGHINNDFIMLKGSIPGNRKRVVTLRKSLYTHTSRKALEEVTLKWIDTASKFGKGRFQTPAEKHAFMGTLKKDL; encoded by the coding sequence ATGTCTCACAGAAAGTACGAAGCTCCACGTCACGGTCATTTAGGTTTCTTACCAAGAAAGAGAGCTGCCTCCATCAGAGGTAGAGTTAAGTCTTTCCCAAAGGATGATAAATCCAAGGCAGTCGCCTTAACTTCCTTCTTAGGTTACAAAGCTGGTATGACTACCATTGTCAGAGATTTAGACAGACCAGGTTCCAAATTCCACAAGAGAGAAGTCGTTGAAGCTGTTACAGTCGTTGATACTCCACCTGTTGTTGTCGTCGGTGTTGTTGGTTACGTTGAAACCCCAAGAGGTTTGAGATCTCTAACCACCGTCTGGGCCGAACATTTATCTGATGAAGTCAAGAGAAGATTCTACAAGAACTGGTACAAGTCTAAGAAGAAGGCTTTCACCAAGTACTCTGCTAAGTACGCTCAAGATCCAGCTTCTATTGAAAGAGAATTAGCTAGAATCACCAAGTATGCTTCTGTTGTCAGAGTTTTGGTTCACACTCAAATCAGAAAGACTCCATTATCTCAAAAGAAGGCTCACTTAGCTGAAGTTCAATTGAATGGTGGTTCCATTGCTGACAAGGTCCAATGGGCTAAGGAACACTTCGAAAAGACTGTTTCTGTTGACTCTGTCTTCGAACAAAACGAATTGATTGATGTTGTTGCTGTCACCAAGGGTCACGGTTTCGAAGGTGTTACCCACAGATGGGGTACCAAGAGATTACCAAGAAAGACTCATAGAGGTTTGAGAAAGGTTGCTTGTATTGGTCCATGGCATCCAGCCCACGTTATGTGGTCTGTTGCTAGAGCTGGTCAAAACGGTTACCACCACAGAACTTCTATTAACCACAAGGTTTACAGAGTCGGTAAGGCTGGTGATGAAGCTTCTGGTGCTACCAACTTCGACAGAACCAAGAAGACTGTTACCCCAATGGGTGGTTTCGTTCACTACGGTCACATTAACAATGATTTCATCATGTTGAAGGGTTCTATCCCAGGTAACAGAAAGAGAGTTGTTACTTTGAGAAAATCCTTATACACTCACACTTCCAGAAAGGCTTTGGAAGAAGTTACCTTGAAATGGATTGATACTGCTTCTAAATTTGGTAAGGGTAGATTCCAAACTCCTGCTGAAAAGCACGCTTTCATGGGTACTTTGAAGAAGGATTTATAa
- the TBLA0E00920 gene encoding uncharacterized protein (similar to Saccharomyces cerevisiae YKR078W and VPS5 (YOR069W); ancestral locus Anc_5.670): protein MNFDGEDALAAPVWDDLAPTNDKPLEDITRISNSVDQTTDINIFNDDNAINKEIDDISSNQRLNHQEELRDFENPFETSALLHNTSPIFDNQTFTNKESNNGNTMESENSILNQAEISDHLTSQTQNDSLLVGSSLLDSLAPETDLVTSLNQDSTNIFNPQSSDEPLFASTFKSPLNLSEENEEETTHQQNNIITSNINSKQIQLLFKAPRIRRRPLKRVANTTSIDTTATSQPIESAYATVKTQESINSTTVSSTDKTTDTMTNISDPLSKFVTEKQKILQGSQTNSAQDSITKDFKNDIVEQATKPLFDLTLESPELKKSHENSNDGTEHSTDAIFSKASDKFQKESSADPTSDTRIDSDTPLHPDELENVVPVLLEEEPAMPLMKFEIEVIDPVTVGEMTSAHVEYTVISKCDGLTPNYSQVNRRYSDFRWLYRQLQNNNWGKIIPPPPEKQMIGKFKQDFIENRRLQMQNMLIRISCDPILQNDNDFQLFLQSSNFTFDAKTREFYSGSNASNDSNDLSEIQISEIKLLGQEDANIVMKSGGLAGDQRKGFMSMSLSFSSYPKYQEPDEFFITQVENCELIEEQLSNLYRALESVDTQRNDMSNLVLEFAASIDALSNLEPTKKTAELLTEFAKVHKAIKETLDRKSLQEALTLGSTLDEYIRSVASVKAIFNQRARLGYYKVIVENDYNKNKTQLEKFGPSNGKNANNEKRKRAESDFNAISIRFKKVNDAWTSVGETIKKELSHFETEKIQEFRNSMEIFLESSIESQKETIELWMTFYQNYL from the coding sequence ATGAACTTTGATGGAGAAGACGCTTTGGCTGCTCCAGTTTGGGACGATTTGGCTCCTACAAATGACAAACCTTTAGAAGATATTACCAGGATTTCTAACTCAGTCGATCAGACAactgatattaatatatttaatgatgaCAATGCGATTAATAAGGAAATAGATGATATATCCTCTAATCAGCGATTAAATCACCAGGAAGAGCTAAGGGATTTCGAAAATCCCTTTGAAACCTCTGCGTTGCTTCATAATACTTCTCCGATATTTGATAATCAGACTTTTACCAATAAAGAATCAAATAATGGCAACACTATGGAGTCAGAAAATTCCATTTTAAATCAAGCAGAAATATCTGATCACCTTACCTCTCAAACTCAAAATGATTCGTTATTAGTAGGCTCTTCGCTTCTAGATTCTTTGGCCCCAGAGACTGACCTTGTAACTTCATTAAATCAGGACTCTaccaatatatttaatcCTCAATCTTCTGATGAACCTTTATTTGCTTCTACTTTCAAGTCTCCACTGAATCTCTCTGAAGagaatgaagaagaaactACACAccaacaaaataatattattacctcaaatattaattcaaaacaaatacaattattgtttaaagCACCTAGAATACGCCGTCGACCTTTAAAGAGGGTCGCAAACACAACCAGCATTGATACTACTGCAACATCACAGCCAATCGAATCAGCATATGCAACTGTTAAGACACAAGAATCTATTAACAGCACTACTGTTTCCTCTACAGATAAAACTACAGATACTATGACAAATATCTCTGATccattatctaaatttgTAACAGAAAAACAGAAGATACTCCAAGGTTCCCAAACTAATAGTGCACAGGACTCTATAACTaaagatttcaaaaatgatattgttGAGCAGGCTACAAAACCgttatttgatttaactCTAGAGTCCCCTGAACTTAAAAAATCTCACGAGAATTCTAACGATGGAACGGAGCATTCTACTGATGCCATATTTTCTAAAGCTAGcgataaatttcaaaaggaGAGTTCAGCAGACCCTACATCTGATACCCGTATCGATTCAGATACTCCACTCCATCCAGATGAGTTAGAAAATGTTGTACCAGTACTACTGGAAGAAGAGCCAGCAATGCCTCTAATGAAGTTTGAAATCGAAGTTATTGATCCGGTAACTGTTGGAGAAATGACATCTGCCCATGTTGAATACACTGTAATATCCAAATGTGATGGCTTAACCCCAAACTATTCACAAGTGAATAGACGTTATTCTGATTTTAGATGGCTATATCGACAATTACAGAATAATAACTGGGGTAAAATTATTCCTCCACCACCTGAAAAACAAATGATAGGGAAGTTTAAACAAGATTTTATAGAAAACAGACGATTACAAATGCAGAATATGCTGATAAGAATATCCTGTGATCctattttacaaaatgaCAACGATTTCCAACTGTTTTTACAAAGTTCAAATTTTACGTTTGATGCAAAAACTCGCGAATTTTATTCTGGTTCGAATGCTTCTAACGACAGTAACGATTTATCTGAAATCCAAATTagtgaaattaaattattaggCCAAGAAGATGCCAATATTGTAATGAAAAGTGGTGGTTTAGCAGGTGACCAACGAAAAGGCTTTATGAGCATgtctttatcattttcgTCTTATCCAAAATATCAGGAACCTGACGAATTCTTTATTACTCAAGTAGAAAATTGTGAACTTATTGAAGAACAATTATCGAACCTATATAGAGCTCTAGAATCTGTTGATACTCAGCGAAATGATATGTCAAATTTAGTTCTAGAGTTTGCTGCCTCTATCGATGCCTTATCAAATCTAGAACCCACAAAAAAAACTGCTGAATTACTAACAGAATTCGCAAAAGTTCATAAAGCAATAAAGGAAACCCTTGATAGAAAATCTTTACAGGAGGCTTTGACGTTAGGATCTACCTTAGATGAATATATAAGATCAGTGGCAAGTGTAAAAGCAATATTTAATCAACGAGCTAGATTAGGTTACTATAAGGTAATCGTCGAAAATGACTACAACAAAAATAAGAcccaattagaaaaatttggaCCATCTAATGGTAAAAATgctaataatgaaaaaagaaagaggGCAGAATCAGATTTTAATGCGATCAGTATCAGGTTTAAAAAGGTAAATGATGCCTGGACCTCAGTTGGtgaaacaattaaaaaagaactTTCACATTTTGAAACTGAAAAGATTCAGGAATTCCGCAACAGCatggaaatttttttagaatccTCAATAGAATCACAAAAGGAAACTATTGAATTATGGATGACCTTCTATCAGAATTATCTATGA